In one Echinicola marina genomic region, the following are encoded:
- a CDS encoding GIY-YIG nuclease family protein produces the protein MAFVYIIFSHSANKFYIGHTESTIEQRVKKHNSNHKGFTGKFNDWKIVYQEQFNNKKEAFRREREIKNWKSRKKIIQLIKQ, from the coding sequence ATGGCTTTCGTATACATAATCTTCTCTCATTCCGCTAATAAATTCTATATTGGACATACCGAATCAACTATTGAACAAAGGGTAAAAAAACACAATTCGAACCACAAAGGCTTTACCGGAAAATTCAACGACTGGAAAATAGTATATCAGGAACAATTCAATAACAAAAAGGAGGCTTTCCGCAGGGAAAGAGAAATCAAAAACTGGAAAAGCAGAAAGAAAATAATACAACTCATCAAGCAATAA
- a CDS encoding DUF3823 domain-containing protein: MKLNIIKSCLLLILGLAAASCEYDNFEEPKSTLTGRIVYEGEALGLRSQGVQLELWQHGYDLFQKIPVYVAQDGTFSAVLFDGDYKLTLIRGNGPWMDNTDSLDVQLKGNQMIDVEVEPFYTLSEPSYAVSGNTMTVNFTVNGVNTDRDLEFARIYFGRTSLTDAIRNEGSFSVNGADITLGAPMSVEVEIPSGLVGRSDVFVRVGVKTVGLQEQLYSQVENIVL, translated from the coding sequence ATGAAATTGAATATAATAAAATCATGCCTTCTATTGATTTTGGGCCTTGCGGCAGCAAGTTGCGAGTATGATAATTTCGAAGAGCCCAAATCAACTTTGACAGGAAGGATTGTTTATGAAGGAGAAGCCTTGGGGCTTAGAAGTCAAGGTGTGCAGTTGGAGCTGTGGCAGCACGGCTATGATCTGTTCCAAAAAATACCCGTATATGTGGCGCAGGATGGTACATTTTCAGCAGTATTGTTTGACGGCGATTATAAATTGACCCTGATAAGAGGAAATGGCCCTTGGATGGACAATACCGATTCGCTGGATGTGCAGCTGAAAGGAAACCAAATGATCGATGTGGAAGTAGAACCATTTTATACACTTTCAGAACCTAGTTATGCGGTCAGTGGTAACACAATGACGGTCAATTTCACTGTAAATGGTGTCAATACAGATAGGGATCTTGAATTTGCCAGGATTTATTTTGGACGTACTTCACTCACTGATGCGATCAGAAATGAAGGTTCTTTCTCAGTGAATGGGGCAGATATCACTTTGGGTGCTCCCATGAGTGTGGAGGTAGAGATACCTTCCGGATTAGTAGGAAGAAGTGATGTCTTCGTACGTGTGGGAGTGAAGACTGTAGGTTTGCAGGAGCAGCTTTATTCTCAGGTAGAAAATATAGTGCTGTAG
- a CDS encoding M1 family metallopeptidase → MKYTLEKFLMLFLALFLVQGLHAQEVEENNQGDFNDFMYRKGNIYRSASGKPGPNYWQNKADYKINVSLDDEAHTITGSISIRYTNNSPESLDFVWLQLEQNRFTEDSRGTLTTPIQGNRYNGDVDGGYDLSNVKATVGKRGEASDKYLVNDTRMQVFFAEPIPAKGGEATISMDFSYKIPVKGMDRMGRLDVEDGTIYALAQWYPRLSVFDDVKGWNVEPYLGAGEFYLEYGDIEYAVTAPADHIVVGSGKLLNPSEVMSKEMLKRMDQAMKSDTSVYILRPEEVTDVSTRLKQEGTLTWKFKIENTRDAAFASSKAFIWDAAKIDLPSGKRIVAQSVYPKESDGQAAWTRSTEYSKASIEHYSNMWFEFPYESATNVAADIGGMEYPGLNFCSFESKGEGLWGVTDHEFGHNWFPMIVGSNERLYPWMDEGFNTFINHYSSLAFNDGEYGSDLDQTRKYITWFNRETREGIDTYPDVVNTSNLGMTAYMKPGIGLIMLREYILGHERFDNAFRSYIKTWAFKHPQPADFFNHMENVAGENLNWFWKSWFYGNANVDLSLDGVYPYSGNYVIALSNRGGVPLPVVIEVTFKDGSSERFMLPVEIWQRGDKWNHLYKSEKEVESMEIDPDKVLPDVNISNDKWPANIYEE, encoded by the coding sequence ATGAAATATACTTTAGAGAAATTTTTAATGCTGTTTCTTGCCCTCTTTTTAGTGCAGGGACTCCACGCTCAAGAAGTGGAAGAGAATAACCAAGGGGATTTTAATGATTTTATGTACCGTAAGGGGAATATTTATCGCTCAGCCTCTGGGAAGCCTGGACCTAATTACTGGCAAAACAAAGCGGATTACAAGATCAATGTTAGCCTAGATGATGAGGCGCACACCATTACTGGTTCTATTAGTATCCGTTACACCAATAATAGTCCTGAGTCCTTGGATTTTGTTTGGTTACAATTGGAGCAAAATAGATTTACAGAGGATTCAAGAGGTACATTGACTACCCCTATTCAAGGAAACCGTTATAACGGCGACGTAGATGGAGGTTATGACCTATCGAATGTGAAGGCTACTGTTGGTAAAAGAGGAGAGGCTTCTGATAAGTATTTGGTAAATGATACCCGCATGCAGGTGTTTTTTGCTGAGCCAATTCCGGCCAAAGGTGGTGAAGCTACCATTTCTATGGACTTTAGCTATAAGATTCCCGTAAAAGGAATGGATAGAATGGGGAGATTGGATGTAGAGGATGGCACCATTTACGCCCTTGCTCAATGGTATCCTAGACTTTCTGTATTTGATGATGTGAAAGGATGGAATGTGGAGCCATATTTGGGTGCAGGAGAGTTTTATTTGGAATATGGTGATATAGAATATGCGGTTACTGCACCGGCTGACCATATTGTGGTAGGTTCAGGAAAGTTATTGAATCCTTCTGAGGTGATGTCCAAAGAGATGCTGAAGAGAATGGATCAAGCCATGAAAAGTGATACTTCAGTGTACATTTTACGTCCTGAAGAGGTGACTGATGTCAGTACTCGCTTAAAGCAAGAAGGGACTTTGACTTGGAAATTCAAGATTGAGAATACCAGAGATGCAGCCTTTGCTTCATCTAAAGCATTTATCTGGGATGCTGCCAAAATAGATCTTCCTAGTGGCAAAAGGATTGTAGCCCAGTCTGTATATCCTAAGGAAAGCGATGGGCAAGCAGCTTGGACAAGGTCTACCGAATACAGTAAAGCATCTATAGAACATTATTCTAATATGTGGTTTGAATTCCCTTATGAATCTGCTACCAATGTAGCGGCCGATATTGGGGGAATGGAATATCCAGGTTTGAATTTCTGTAGTTTTGAAAGCAAAGGAGAGGGGCTTTGGGGAGTGACTGACCATGAATTTGGCCATAACTGGTTCCCAATGATTGTGGGGTCCAATGAACGTCTTTATCCATGGATGGATGAAGGGTTTAATACTTTCATTAATCATTACAGCTCTTTGGCATTTAATGATGGGGAATATGGGTCTGATTTGGATCAAACCAGAAAGTACATTACTTGGTTTAACCGCGAGACAAGAGAAGGTATAGATACTTATCCTGATGTGGTAAATACTAGCAATTTGGGAATGACAGCCTATATGAAGCCAGGGATTGGTTTGATCATGCTGAGGGAGTATATCCTTGGGCATGAGAGGTTTGATAATGCCTTCAGGTCTTATATCAAAACTTGGGCTTTTAAGCATCCGCAGCCTGCTGATTTCTTTAATCATATGGAAAATGTGGCTGGAGAAAACCTAAACTGGTTTTGGAAGAGCTGGTTCTATGGTAATGCGAATGTTGATTTGTCTTTGGATGGTGTTTATCCATATTCTGGTAATTATGTGATCGCCCTTTCCAATAGAGGTGGAGTTCCATTGCCAGTAGTGATTGAAGTGACCTTTAAGGATGGTTCAAGCGAGAGGTTTATGCTTCCGGTTGAAATCTGGCAACGTGGAGATAAGTGGAATCACCTGTATAAGTCTGAAAAAGAGGTAGAGAGCATGGAGATTGACCCAGATAAGGTTTTACCTGATGTGAATATCTCCAATGACAAATGGCCTGCCAATATCTACGAAGAGTAA
- a CDS encoding SusC/RagA family TonB-linked outer membrane protein, protein MKFEHLHRKFTVFVLMGLLSAHQFPNLQATPVADPHLKSVITISQNDQVSVTGTVVGEDGEPIPGVSVIVKGTAIGVATDLDGKFNLEVPSSESILVFSYLGYTPQEVTVGNQTNMNITLIQSLSDLGEVIVVGYGVQKKGTITGAVGEVKSEDLIKTPSVTTSEALVGKIQGVTARQGDARPGASANIQIRNMGQPLFVIDGIPSDAGQFNNLGQNDIESITVLKDASAAIYGMRAANGVVLVTTKKGKANQPAEISLSGYYGLQNFTRYPKPANAYQFLRADAESEVNLGGSPTISQEELQKWQQGTEKGYRSFDYYDFIMKPNVPQYSLNGSAVGGSENTKYYFSLGHLNQDALIDDYLFQRTNFQSNIDMTLAEGLTVGTQLSGRIENREQVGVPGLDDYFNPFLSIFTMWPTERPYANDNPNYVNGEVHNINVNPATYTKEVTGYVDEIWRSIKGNFYAQYEFDFGLSMKGTYSYNYTTLDFDGFEYTYDGYGYDEDTDTYYTDPSMGNQNPWRERRKRNTVDRVGQFQINYAKNFGDHNVSAIAGYERWDQQSHYMVVHTVPPNNYIPLMLFADQDLLIDEIYQEAREGYLAKINYNFKEKYLLELLARYDGSFLFPPDDRFGFFPGVSAGWKVTDEAFMDNIKGNVLNDLKFRVSYGQTGNDRFIGSNAFIVDPFSYYAGYNFIAGAGGSSVLDGNFIPGVDPRGLPVTNLSWITNTNFNIGLDAYLFNNKLFVQGDVFQRKRTGLPAGRYDVLLPNEVGYGLPSENLEADAHRGVEGIVTYTGKAGGVDFSLSANGTISRLKITERYKPRFGNSWNEYRNDLEGRWANINWGYQVIGRFENEEQIENYPVDIDGFGNRKVLPGDFIYKDVNNDGLINGMDQRPIGYAEGATPYMSFGLNGSASYKGFELYFSFAGASMQTFTRNWELRYPFQNNGTSPDFMFEDRWHRADLYNADSEWIPGTYPAIRRFDAGHLYNHNDFWLTNVKYVRLRNLEIGYRVPSSFLEKYGLSALRLYANGTNLFSIDNVKDFGIDPEIGSANGLVYPQQRLFNFGFSLTF, encoded by the coding sequence ATGAAATTTGAACATTTACACAGAAAATTCACTGTGTTTGTTTTGATGGGCTTGTTATCTGCCCATCAATTTCCAAACCTACAAGCGACGCCCGTCGCTGATCCCCATTTAAAATCAGTAATAACTATTTCTCAAAATGACCAAGTATCTGTTACAGGTACAGTGGTGGGTGAGGATGGAGAGCCAATCCCAGGTGTTTCGGTGATTGTAAAAGGAACAGCTATCGGTGTGGCTACAGATTTAGATGGAAAGTTTAATCTGGAAGTTCCTTCCAGTGAAAGTATCCTGGTGTTTTCCTATCTAGGATATACTCCCCAAGAAGTAACGGTGGGTAACCAAACCAATATGAACATTACCTTAATTCAGAGCTTAAGTGATTTGGGCGAGGTGATAGTAGTGGGTTACGGTGTGCAGAAAAAGGGCACGATTACTGGTGCAGTAGGGGAAGTGAAATCAGAGGATTTGATCAAAACGCCTTCAGTCACTACTTCGGAAGCTTTGGTAGGTAAAATTCAAGGTGTGACGGCCCGACAAGGCGATGCCCGTCCTGGGGCCAGTGCCAATATTCAGATCAGGAATATGGGACAACCTCTTTTTGTAATTGACGGAATTCCATCTGATGCAGGTCAGTTCAATAACCTAGGACAAAATGATATTGAAAGTATTACAGTGTTGAAGGATGCTTCTGCGGCCATTTATGGGATGCGGGCAGCCAATGGTGTGGTGCTGGTAACTACCAAAAAGGGTAAAGCCAATCAACCAGCAGAAATCAGCCTTTCAGGTTATTATGGTCTGCAGAATTTTACCAGGTATCCAAAGCCAGCCAATGCCTATCAGTTTTTGAGGGCGGATGCAGAATCTGAAGTGAATTTGGGTGGCTCGCCAACAATCAGCCAAGAAGAGCTTCAAAAGTGGCAACAAGGAACTGAAAAGGGATACAGGAGTTTTGATTATTATGATTTCATCATGAAGCCAAATGTTCCTCAGTATTCATTAAATGGTAGTGCTGTGGGTGGTTCTGAGAATACCAAGTATTACTTTTCTCTTGGTCACTTGAATCAAGATGCATTGATTGATGATTATTTGTTCCAGAGAACCAATTTTCAGTCCAATATCGATATGACTTTGGCTGAAGGGCTGACCGTAGGTACCCAGCTGAGTGGTAGGATAGAGAATAGGGAGCAAGTAGGTGTGCCAGGATTGGATGATTATTTCAATCCATTCTTGAGTATTTTCACCATGTGGCCGACTGAGCGTCCTTATGCCAATGATAATCCCAATTATGTCAATGGTGAAGTGCATAATATCAATGTCAACCCAGCCACTTATACCAAGGAGGTGACCGGTTATGTGGATGAGATATGGAGATCCATCAAAGGTAATTTTTATGCGCAATATGAATTCGATTTTGGACTTTCCATGAAAGGGACCTATTCCTATAACTATACTACCTTGGACTTTGATGGCTTTGAGTATACCTATGATGGTTACGGCTATGATGAGGACACTGATACCTATTATACAGATCCTTCTATGGGGAACCAAAACCCCTGGAGAGAGCGTAGAAAGAGAAATACTGTGGACCGGGTAGGTCAGTTTCAGATCAATTATGCAAAGAATTTTGGAGATCATAATGTGTCCGCTATAGCAGGTTATGAACGCTGGGACCAACAATCCCACTATATGGTAGTTCATACCGTACCACCAAATAATTATATTCCTTTGATGCTGTTTGCAGATCAGGATTTATTGATCGATGAAATTTACCAAGAGGCAAGGGAAGGTTATTTGGCAAAGATCAACTATAACTTCAAGGAGAAATACTTACTAGAGCTTTTGGCACGCTATGATGGCTCTTTCTTATTCCCGCCAGATGATCGATTTGGTTTTTTTCCAGGTGTTTCGGCAGGTTGGAAAGTGACTGATGAGGCTTTTATGGATAATATCAAAGGAAATGTGCTAAATGATTTGAAATTTAGGGTTTCCTATGGACAGACCGGTAATGATAGGTTTATTGGTAGCAATGCTTTTATTGTAGATCCTTTTAGCTATTACGCAGGATATAATTTTATCGCAGGAGCAGGAGGCAGCTCGGTGCTAGATGGCAATTTCATTCCAGGAGTAGACCCAAGAGGATTGCCAGTAACCAATCTTTCCTGGATCACCAATACCAACTTTAATATTGGTTTAGACGCTTATTTGTTCAATAACAAATTATTCGTTCAAGGAGATGTATTCCAAAGGAAAAGAACTGGTTTGCCCGCAGGTAGATACGATGTATTATTGCCAAATGAAGTAGGTTATGGTTTGCCTTCTGAAAACTTGGAGGCAGATGCCCATAGAGGTGTGGAAGGTATTGTAACTTATACGGGCAAAGCCGGAGGAGTGGACTTCTCCTTAAGCGCCAATGGAACTATTTCAAGATTGAAAATCACCGAACGTTATAAGCCAAGATTTGGTAATTCTTGGAATGAGTATAGAAATGATTTGGAAGGAAGATGGGCCAATATCAACTGGGGCTATCAGGTGATAGGCAGGTTTGAGAATGAAGAGCAAATCGAAAACTATCCTGTGGATATTGATGGTTTTGGCAACAGGAAAGTACTCCCAGGAGATTTTATCTATAAAGATGTCAATAATGATGGTCTGATCAATGGAATGGACCAAAGACCTATAGGTTATGCTGAAGGAGCTACTCCATATATGAGCTTTGGCCTGAATGGGTCGGCTAGCTATAAAGGTTTTGAGTTGTACTTCAGCTTTGCCGGTGCCTCTATGCAGACCTTCACCCGTAACTGGGAATTGAGGTATCCTTTCCAAAACAATGGTACTTCTCCGGATTTTATGTTTGAGGACAGGTGGCATAGGGCAGATCTTTATAATGCAGACAGCGAGTGGATTCCAGGAACCTATCCTGCTATCAGGAGATTTGATGCGGGACACTTGTATAATCATAACGACTTCTGGTTGACCAATGTGAAGTATGTTAGACTGCGTAATCTTGAAATAGGCTACAGAGTGCCATCTTCTTTTCTGGAGAAATATGGTCTGAGTGCTCTGAGGTTGTATGCTAATGGAACCAATCTGTTCTCTATCGATAATGTCAAGGACTTTGGCATTGATCCGGAAATTGGCTCTGCCAATGGTTTGGTGTACCCTCAGCAGCGACTGTTCAATTTTGGATTTAGTCTAACCTTTTAA
- a CDS encoding RagB/SusD family nutrient uptake outer membrane protein: MKLLKFNIMLAVLLSMVFTSCESDWLERDPPNILLDEQVWNDPKLITGVLSNYYDRLPTHTSITGGWVDFAAYDEAMWSGYSGNDWLNNLPTYDFGRWGLWDYGFIRDINLAIDKLQNLSELSEDVKTQFISELRFIRAYVYFEHVKRMGGVPIITEQLIYDFNGDPSYLQYPRNKEEEVYDFVISEMEAILPTIGNNGSQTRANRFTALAIVSRAALYAGSLAKYNGQMASPITLPGGEVGISPSRADAYFTKSLEASREILQEGGYSLYRNNADLGENFYEAVINKGGNSEVLWAQDFLSSADKRHGFTYDNIARSVREDNLGSSAITPSLNLVEDYEYLDGSSGELKIRTADDSDYIYYDNVEDVFANKDARLYGTIIYPGAPFRGQEVFMQAGVAVWNGSAYDFVESNGLGTSYDDGGILTAAAGPHRSIQEVSNTGFYLRKYIDNAVGASTRGIRSEVWWVRIRLAEIYLNAAEAAYELGEAAEALGYVNILRERAGFGENSLSTIDMEEIRHERRVELAFEDHVVWDYKRWRVAHEKWSGSDSNPESMIYSLYPYRVVRPGHVNDGKYIFVKSVAPRFRAPRFFQMGNYYSLIGQNLIDANPKLVRNPFH, encoded by the coding sequence ATGAAACTCTTGAAATTTAATATAATGTTGGCTGTGCTGTTGAGTATGGTCTTCACCTCATGCGAATCTGATTGGTTAGAAAGGGATCCGCCAAATATCCTTTTGGATGAACAGGTTTGGAATGATCCCAAGCTCATCACAGGTGTGCTGTCCAATTACTATGATAGATTGCCTACGCACACAAGTATTACGGGCGGCTGGGTAGACTTTGCCGCTTATGATGAAGCCATGTGGTCAGGTTATTCAGGTAACGATTGGTTAAACAATCTACCTACATATGATTTTGGTCGTTGGGGACTGTGGGATTATGGATTTATCCGAGATATCAATCTGGCTATCGACAAACTTCAGAATCTTTCTGAACTCTCTGAGGATGTCAAAACTCAGTTTATCAGTGAGCTTAGATTTATCAGGGCCTATGTGTACTTTGAGCATGTGAAGCGTATGGGAGGGGTGCCGATTATTACAGAGCAGTTGATTTATGATTTTAATGGTGATCCTTCCTATTTGCAATATCCTAGGAATAAAGAGGAAGAGGTTTATGATTTTGTGATCAGTGAAATGGAAGCCATCTTGCCGACCATAGGGAATAATGGGAGTCAAACAAGGGCAAACAGGTTTACGGCCTTGGCCATTGTTTCGAGGGCTGCCCTTTATGCCGGTTCTTTGGCCAAGTACAATGGGCAAATGGCTTCTCCGATTACACTTCCAGGTGGGGAAGTAGGGATTAGTCCAAGTCGTGCGGATGCTTATTTTACTAAATCCCTAGAGGCATCCAGGGAAATCCTGCAAGAGGGAGGATACAGTTTATATAGGAATAATGCTGATTTGGGTGAAAATTTCTATGAGGCAGTTATTAACAAAGGAGGCAATTCTGAGGTGCTTTGGGCCCAGGATTTTCTTTCTTCTGCTGACAAGAGACATGGTTTTACCTATGACAATATAGCAAGGTCTGTAAGAGAGGATAATTTAGGTTCTTCTGCAATTACACCATCCTTAAACCTGGTGGAGGATTATGAATACCTGGATGGAAGTTCAGGGGAGTTGAAGATCAGGACTGCTGATGATTCAGACTATATTTATTATGATAATGTGGAAGATGTGTTTGCCAATAAAGATGCAAGGCTTTATGGTACAATCATCTACCCAGGTGCTCCTTTTAGAGGCCAAGAGGTATTTATGCAAGCAGGAGTAGCTGTATGGAATGGCAGTGCTTACGATTTTGTAGAATCCAATGGTCTAGGTACAAGCTATGATGATGGAGGAATATTGACTGCCGCTGCTGGTCCTCACCGCTCCATTCAAGAGGTATCCAATACAGGATTCTATTTGAGAAAATATATTGATAATGCTGTTGGGGCGAGTACCCGAGGAATCAGGAGTGAAGTATGGTGGGTAAGGATAAGGTTAGCTGAAATTTACCTCAATGCGGCGGAAGCAGCTTATGAATTGGGGGAAGCGGCTGAAGCCTTAGGCTATGTCAATATTTTGAGAGAAAGAGCCGGTTTTGGCGAGAATAGCCTATCAACAATTGACATGGAGGAAATCAGACATGAGAGAAGGGTTGAATTGGCTTTTGAGGACCATGTAGTATGGGATTATAAGCGTTGGAGAGTGGCTCATGAAAAATGGTCTGGTAGTGATTCGAATCCTGAGAGCATGATTTACAGCTTGTACCCATACCGAGTGGTAAGGCCGGGGCATGTCAATGATGGAAAATACATCTTTGTCAAATCCGTGGCACCGCGTTTTAGGGCGCCAAGGTTCTTCCAGATGGGAAATTACTATTCCTTGATCGGTCAGAATCTAATCGATGCCAATCCTAAGTTAGTAAGAAACCCATTCCATTAA
- a CDS encoding arabinan endo-1,5-alpha-L-arabinosidase — protein MIKQYILGLIGCVWGLLSVHAQTISVHDPVMIQEDGTYYLFCTGRGITVWSSKDMENWERESSVFSEAPLWAKEVVPDFRNHIWAPDISFHNGQYYLYYSVSSFAKNTSAIGVTTNKTLDSNSPDFEWVDQGIVIESVPGRDMWNAIDPNIITDENGDNWMAFGSFWSGLKLVKLSEDLLSVENGPDDWHTIARRERSFGLDERDPGDAALEAPFIFKKDNFYYLFVSYDLCCRGENSTYKMVVGRSEKLQGPYLDRDGKSMYEGGGTLVLEGNEDWYGVGHNASYTFDNKDYLIFHGYDAQQDGRPMLFVRKISWDKESWPSVSID, from the coding sequence ATGATAAAGCAATATATTTTAGGATTGATAGGCTGTGTATGGGGATTGTTGAGTGTCCATGCACAAACGATTTCTGTACATGATCCTGTGATGATACAGGAAGATGGAACGTACTATCTCTTTTGCACAGGAAGGGGAATTACAGTTTGGTCCTCAAAAGATATGGAAAACTGGGAGCGTGAATCCTCCGTTTTTTCTGAAGCTCCCCTTTGGGCCAAAGAAGTGGTGCCTGATTTTAGGAATCATATTTGGGCACCCGATATCTCCTTTCATAATGGACAATATTATCTCTATTATTCAGTTTCATCCTTTGCCAAAAATACTTCAGCGATAGGCGTGACTACTAATAAAACCTTGGATTCCAATTCCCCGGATTTTGAATGGGTGGACCAAGGGATTGTCATTGAAAGTGTTCCTGGCAGGGATATGTGGAATGCTATTGACCCTAATATCATTACTGATGAAAATGGGGATAACTGGATGGCATTTGGCTCATTCTGGTCTGGTCTGAAATTGGTGAAATTAAGTGAGGACCTTTTGTCTGTCGAAAATGGGCCTGATGATTGGCATACCATTGCCAGACGGGAAAGAAGCTTTGGATTGGATGAACGGGATCCAGGAGATGCTGCACTAGAAGCTCCATTTATCTTCAAAAAGGATAATTTTTATTATCTTTTTGTGTCCTATGATTTGTGCTGTAGAGGGGAGAATTCTACCTATAAAATGGTTGTAGGGAGATCAGAAAAGTTACAAGGCCCCTATTTGGACAGGGATGGAAAAAGTATGTATGAGGGAGGAGGAACCTTGGTACTGGAAGGCAATGAAGATTGGTACGGAGTAGGGCATAATGCTTCCTATACTTTTGATAATAAGGATTATTTGATTTTTCATGGATATGATGCTCAGCAAGATGGTAGACCGATGTTATTTGTTCGTAAGATAAGCTGGGATAAAGAAAGCTGGCCAAGTGTTAGTATAGACTAA
- a CDS encoding GIY-YIG nuclease family protein has translation MAFVYIIFSHSANKFYIRHTESTIEERVKKHNSNHKGFTGKFNDWKIVYQEQFGQAKKRRENSLF, from the coding sequence ATGGCTTTCGTATACATAATCTTCTCTCATTCAGCTAATAAATTCTATATTAGACATACTGAATCCACTATTGAAGAAAGGGTAAAAAAACACAATTCGAACCACAAAGGCTTTACCGGAAAATTCAACGACTGGAAAATAGTATATCAGGAACAATTTGGCCAAGCCAAAAAACGGAGGGAAAACAGCCTATTTTAG
- the amaB gene encoding L-piperidine-6-carboxylate dehydrogenase, which yields METMFDIKALLEELGVKEINKGTWTGVEYVDLKGEWLSSYSPVDGKEIGKVQETSREAYERVIDRAEKAFKSWRKVPAPQRGEVVRQIGNALREYKSHLGKLVSYEMGKSYQEGLGEVQEMIDICDFAVGLSRQLYGLSMHSERPGHRMYEQWHPLGVVGIISAFNFPVAVWSWNTMIAWVCGDVCVWKPSEKTPLTSLACQHIAAKVFHKNDYPEGVSSLLMGKANVGVFLAEDPRVALVSATGSTRMGKAVGEAVGARLGRVLLELGGNNAIIITENGDLDVAIRGALFGAVGTAGQRCTSTRRLVIHQSVYEEVKDRLKAAYTKLVIGDPLDEKNHVGPLIDKEAVGNYLSAIERVRAEGGVELVPGGVLEGEGYESGCYVRPCVYEVENHFQVVQQETFAPILYLMKYGDLEEAVSLQNDVPQGLSSAIMTTNMREAEYFLSVAGSDCGIANVNIGTSGAEIGGAFGGEKETGGGRESGSDAWKAYMRRQTNTINYGTELPLAQGIKFDI from the coding sequence ATGGAAACAATGTTTGATATAAAGGCTCTCTTGGAAGAATTGGGAGTGAAGGAAATAAATAAAGGGACTTGGACGGGTGTGGAGTATGTGGATTTGAAAGGAGAGTGGTTGTCAAGTTATTCCCCTGTGGATGGTAAGGAGATTGGTAAGGTGCAAGAGACTTCAAGGGAGGCTTATGAGCGGGTGATAGACAGGGCTGAGAAAGCATTTAAATCATGGCGAAAAGTTCCGGCTCCACAGCGTGGTGAAGTGGTGAGGCAGATCGGCAATGCATTGCGGGAGTATAAGTCTCATTTGGGGAAATTGGTCTCTTATGAAATGGGGAAGTCGTACCAGGAGGGGCTGGGGGAAGTCCAAGAGATGATTGATATCTGTGATTTTGCCGTGGGGCTTTCCAGGCAGCTTTATGGTTTGAGCATGCACTCCGAGCGTCCGGGGCACAGAATGTATGAGCAGTGGCATCCGCTAGGGGTGGTGGGGATTATTTCCGCTTTTAATTTTCCCGTGGCGGTATGGTCCTGGAATACGATGATCGCTTGGGTTTGTGGAGATGTTTGTGTGTGGAAGCCATCAGAGAAAACTCCGTTGACTTCACTGGCCTGTCAGCATATTGCTGCCAAGGTATTTCATAAAAATGATTATCCAGAAGGTGTGAGTTCGCTTCTCATGGGGAAAGCAAATGTGGGGGTGTTTTTGGCTGAAGATCCTAGGGTGGCCTTGGTGTCTGCTACGGGCTCCACTCGAATGGGAAAGGCAGTGGGGGAAGCTGTAGGGGCACGACTAGGTAGGGTCCTGTTGGAGTTGGGAGGTAATAATGCCATTATCATAACGGAAAATGGAGATTTGGATGTGGCTATTCGCGGGGCATTGTTTGGGGCCGTGGGTACTGCTGGGCAGCGATGTACCAGTACCAGGAGGTTGGTTATTCATCAATCTGTTTATGAGGAAGTAAAGGATAGGTTGAAAGCTGCTTATACGAAGTTGGTAATAGGAGATCCATTGGATGAGAAAAACCATGTAGGGCCGTTGATTGATAAGGAAGCTGTGGGGAATTATCTTTCAGCGATAGAACGTGTCAGGGCTGAGGGTGGAGTTGAGTTGGTGCCTGGTGGGGTATTGGAGGGTGAAGGTTATGAGTCAGGTTGTTATGTGAGGCCGTGCGTTTATGAGGTGGAGAATCATTTTCAGGTGGTGCAGCAGGAAACCTTTGCGCCAATTTTGTATTTGATGAAGTATGGTGATTTGGAGGAAGCGGTTTCTCTTCAGAATGATGTGCCTCAAGGCTTATCTTCAGCTATAATGACAACTAATATGCGAGAGGCAGAATATTTCCTTTCTGTGGCAGGGTCGGACTGTGGTATTGCCAATGTGAATATCGGGACTTCAGGTGCTGAGATTGGAGGGGCTTTTGGTGGTGAAAAAGAGACCGGTGGAGGGCGCGAATCAGGTTCTGATGCTTGGAAGGCCTATATGAGAAGGCAGACCAATACTATTAATTATGGTACTGAGCTACCCTTAGCACAAGGGATCAAATTTGATATTTGA